From a single Nostoc sp. MS1 genomic region:
- a CDS encoding metallophosphoesterase, with translation MHRLLSGPLTVEQLTVKIADLPASLRGKKLVHLSDFHYDGVRLSEAMLEEAIALNNEIQPDLVLLTGDYVTTTPKPIHQLALRLQKLQSQAGIYAILGNHDLYHKNSKTEITQALTKVGIQVLWNEIAYPWGDKLPIVGMVDYYYREFNPELLFNQLDPTTPRIVLSHNPDTAARLQPWRVDLQLSGHTHGGQVVIPGFGAVLPYHRKIMQKIPVKVRRLLPFFFKEYFIVHHSQWLQGLHRIGKNQLYVNRGLGTYYPGRLFCPPELTVITLERE, from the coding sequence ATGCACAGACTTTTATCTGGGCCGTTGACTGTAGAACAATTGACGGTGAAGATTGCAGACTTACCTGCTTCGCTACGTGGTAAGAAGTTGGTGCATCTATCCGATTTTCATTATGATGGTGTGCGATTGTCGGAAGCGATGTTAGAAGAAGCGATCGCACTTAACAACGAAATACAGCCAGATTTGGTTTTACTCACGGGTGATTATGTCACTACTACCCCAAAACCCATCCATCAACTAGCGCTGCGTCTGCAAAAACTTCAAAGTCAAGCGGGTATTTATGCCATCCTGGGAAACCACGACCTATATCACAAGAACTCAAAAACAGAAATTACCCAAGCATTAACGAAAGTTGGGATTCAAGTTCTGTGGAATGAAATTGCTTACCCTTGGGGAGACAAATTACCCATAGTCGGAATGGTTGATTATTACTATCGAGAATTTAATCCAGAATTGCTTTTTAACCAACTAGACCCCACCACACCACGTATTGTTTTAAGTCATAACCCAGACACAGCCGCTAGGTTACAACCTTGGCGAGTTGATTTACAATTATCCGGCCATACTCATGGAGGACAAGTTGTTATTCCTGGTTTTGGGGCTGTGTTACCGTATCATAGAAAAATCATGCAGAAAATCCCGGTAAAAGTACGGCGGTTATTACCATTTTTCTTCAAAGAATACTTTATAGTCCATCATTCTCAATGGCTACAGGGATTACATCGCATTGGCAAAAATCAGCTATATGTAAATCGTGGTTTAGGAACCTATTATCCAGGACGCTTATTTTGTCCTCCTGAATTAACAGTAATTACCTTGGAACGTGAGTAG
- a CDS encoding tocopherol cyclase family protein: MSKTLQTPHSGYHWDGSSRRFFEGWYYRVTLPDCGQTFAFMYSIEDPIGDKPYSGGAAQILGADDEYICRTFPDVNKFWGSPDVLALGHWGETNLNTKPIYLLPAEFENHVQQGYQATATLNQGIIKDPATGNYCRWQYEIQPVYGWGNRDSIQQSTAGWVSFLQIFEPGWQILMAHGLASGWIDWNGKIYQFQNAPAYGEKNWGGAFPQKWFWLNCNSFDGEPDLALTAGGGRRGVLWWMESVAMIGVHYQGKFYEFVPWNSKVEWKIQPWGKWEMKATNADYEVELTGTTNLSGTPLRAPTAQGLQFCCRDTMQGKLDLELRQIRGKNRYVILKAHSYLCGLEIGGGSWDDYWQSS, encoded by the coding sequence ATGTCCAAAACTTTGCAAACGCCCCATAGCGGCTATCATTGGGACGGTAGTAGTCGCCGTTTCTTTGAAGGTTGGTATTACCGAGTAACTTTACCAGACTGCGGTCAAACCTTCGCCTTCATGTATTCCATAGAAGACCCCATTGGTGATAAACCCTACAGTGGCGGTGCAGCGCAAATTCTGGGTGCTGATGATGAATATATCTGTCGGACTTTCCCTGATGTCAACAAATTTTGGGGTAGTCCAGACGTTCTTGCTTTAGGTCATTGGGGTGAAACTAACCTCAACACCAAACCCATCTACCTTCTACCCGCAGAGTTTGAAAACCATGTACAGCAAGGCTACCAAGCTACAGCCACCCTCAATCAAGGTATAATCAAAGACCCCGCTACAGGTAATTATTGCCGTTGGCAGTACGAAATTCAACCTGTATATGGTTGGGGAAATCGAGATAGTATTCAACAATCAACGGCCGGCTGGGTGTCATTTTTACAGATATTTGAACCTGGATGGCAAATTTTAATGGCGCATGGTTTGGCTAGTGGTTGGATTGATTGGAATGGCAAAATCTACCAATTCCAGAATGCACCAGCTTATGGTGAAAAAAATTGGGGTGGTGCTTTTCCGCAAAAATGGTTTTGGCTTAACTGTAATAGCTTTGATGGCGAACCTGACTTAGCCCTAACTGCTGGTGGTGGTAGGCGCGGTGTGTTGTGGTGGATGGAGTCTGTAGCCATGATTGGCGTGCATTATCAAGGCAAATTCTATGAGTTTGTTCCTTGGAACTCAAAAGTAGAATGGAAGATTCAACCTTGGGGTAAGTGGGAAATGAAAGCTACAAATGCAGATTATGAGGTGGAATTAACTGGAACTACTAATTTATCCGGTACACCTCTGCGTGCGCCCACCGCTCAAGGTTTACAATTTTGTTGTCGGGATACGATGCAGGGAAAGTTGGATCTAGAATTACGCCAAATCAGAGGCAAGAACCGTTATGTTATCCTCAAAGCACACAGCTATCTTTGTGGTTTAGAAATAGGTGGTGGTTCTTGGGACGATTATTGGCAATCTAGTTAA
- a CDS encoding alpha/beta hydrolase, whose translation MIKHKEDVFKSVDGLELYYQNWYPEGEVKAILVIVHGLGGHSNKYGNIVNHLLAKQYAIYGLDLRGHGRSPGQRGYINSWKEFRSDLAAFVELIQHQQPECPIFILGHSLGAVVVCDYILRCPKEAAKLRGAIAFAPAIGKVGVSKFRVFLGNLLSKIWPRFSLSTGLDLSAASRDEKVIAAYTQDTLRHNRGSARLATEYFATVAWIHNHASQWQIPLLILHGSADTVALPEGGERFYQNVTYKDKLRIEYPGAYHDLQADINYQEVLKDLEKWLDSHCY comes from the coding sequence ATGATTAAACATAAAGAAGATGTATTTAAAAGTGTTGATGGTCTGGAACTTTATTATCAAAATTGGTATCCAGAAGGTGAAGTAAAAGCAATTTTAGTGATTGTACACGGGCTGGGAGGACATAGTAACAAATACGGTAATATAGTTAACCATTTATTAGCCAAACAATATGCTATTTATGGGTTAGACTTGCGCGGACATGGGCGATCGCCTGGTCAGCGTGGTTATATCAACTCTTGGAAGGAGTTTCGGTCAGATTTGGCTGCTTTTGTCGAGTTAATTCAACACCAACAGCCGGAATGTCCAATTTTTATTTTAGGACACAGCTTGGGTGCAGTTGTTGTCTGTGACTACATTCTACGCTGTCCCAAAGAAGCAGCCAAATTACGTGGTGCGATCGCTTTTGCACCAGCTATAGGTAAAGTCGGCGTGTCAAAATTCCGGGTATTTTTGGGAAATCTCCTCTCAAAAATCTGGCCGCGTTTCTCCTTAAGCACAGGTCTTGACTTAAGTGCGGCTTCACGAGATGAGAAAGTTATCGCCGCCTACACTCAAGATACCCTACGCCATAACCGTGGCAGCGCCCGTTTAGCCACAGAATATTTCGCCACAGTCGCCTGGATTCATAATCATGCTTCTCAATGGCAAATACCACTGCTAATTCTTCACGGTAGCGCCGATACAGTTGCTTTACCCGAAGGCGGAGAACGATTTTACCAAAATGTAACTTACAAAGACAAATTACGCATCGAATACCCAGGAGCCTACCACGACCTACAAGCAGACATTAACTATCAAGAGGTGCTAAAAGATTTGGAAAAGTGGTTAGATAGTCATTGTTATTAG
- a CDS encoding lysophospholipid acyltransferase family protein: MISSDQPENITLTDAGIKRVQEGVAAAGDRSVREIIAKTLAGLEARHEGQIEPRVNAGIRRFVLRSLIHAIFRVRVENIEKIPPTPAILAANHLHHIDPLLLLAEIPTQPHYYIVGDARTLYNKWWKRFILGFAGGVIPLARIWKEEVAVIQAAKAGRQDLAQLAQAIEETVPTGGDIQTLRQIDRIVLKILATGDGMILFPEGRLGSNEGQLHLPLKRGTVIYALRAGVPIVPIALIGTHDLYWRKELTLRVGEPLNFDQTTRPNRKEVDMALEKLQAAILALLPTNYQEPPGTKLLRHFLNHMLW; this comes from the coding sequence GTGATATCTAGCGACCAGCCAGAAAATATTACATTAACAGATGCAGGTATTAAACGGGTGCAGGAAGGTGTGGCGGCGGCTGGCGATCGCTCAGTGCGTGAGATAATTGCTAAAACCTTGGCTGGCTTGGAAGCTAGGCATGAAGGGCAAATTGAACCGAGAGTAAATGCGGGAATCAGGCGTTTTGTATTGCGATCGCTCATTCATGCTATCTTTCGGGTACGGGTGGAAAATATTGAAAAAATTCCGCCAACACCAGCAATTCTTGCAGCTAACCATCTCCATCATATTGACCCGTTATTATTATTAGCGGAAATACCTACTCAACCCCATTACTACATTGTGGGCGATGCCCGTACCCTATATAACAAATGGTGGAAGCGCTTCATCTTGGGTTTTGCTGGGGGTGTAATTCCTTTAGCCCGGATATGGAAGGAAGAAGTAGCCGTCATTCAAGCAGCCAAGGCGGGAAGACAAGACCTCGCCCAATTAGCCCAAGCCATTGAAGAAACAGTACCCACCGGAGGGGATATACAAACACTGCGACAAATAGACCGCATTGTTTTAAAAATTTTAGCTACAGGAGATGGAATGATTCTCTTTCCCGAAGGAAGATTGGGGAGTAATGAAGGTCAATTACATCTTCCCCTGAAACGCGGAACTGTGATTTACGCCTTACGGGCTGGCGTACCCATAGTACCGATAGCTTTGATTGGTACTCATGACCTGTATTGGCGGAAAGAATTAACCCTGCGAGTTGGTGAACCGTTAAATTTTGACCAAACCACCAGACCAAACCGTAAAGAAGTAGATATGGCATTAGAAAAGTTACAGGCTGCCATACTAGCTTTGTTACCCACAAATTACCAAGAACCCCCAGGAACAAAATTGCTGCGGCATTTTCTAAACCATATGTTGTGGTAG
- a CDS encoding metallophosphoesterase, with protein sequence MHWLFTGRLSVDKITVKIAGLSPSLRGLKLVQLSDFHYDGLRLSEEMLEEAIAATNEAEPDLIVLTGDYVTDDPTPIHQLALRLKYLQSRNGIYAVLGNHDIHHSHSQAEVTTAFTSIGVHVLWNEIAYPFGQELPIVGLADYWSKEFQPASVMDKLDSTTPRIVLSHNPDTAKILEQWRVDLQLSGHTHGGHIVLPGLGPVVYHYKKLLKKAPKKLRRWVPLLLGDCSKVVRYWEWAQGFHQVANNQLYVNRGLGTYRPGRLFCPPEVTVITLN encoded by the coding sequence ATGCACTGGTTGTTTACAGGACGTTTAAGCGTAGATAAAATAACGGTTAAGATTGCGGGACTTTCACCAAGTTTACGGGGTTTGAAGTTGGTGCAATTGTCAGATTTTCATTATGATGGCTTGCGACTATCAGAAGAAATGCTAGAAGAAGCGATCGCAGCTACTAACGAAGCTGAACCAGATTTGATAGTCTTAACTGGCGATTATGTCACTGATGATCCTACACCAATTCACCAACTCGCATTAAGACTTAAATATTTGCAAAGTCGCAATGGTATTTATGCTGTATTAGGGAACCATGATATCCATCATAGCCATTCCCAAGCGGAAGTCACAACCGCTTTCACCAGTATCGGCGTTCATGTCTTGTGGAATGAAATTGCTTACCCTTTTGGACAGGAATTACCAATAGTAGGACTAGCTGACTATTGGTCAAAAGAGTTTCAGCCTGCATCAGTAATGGACAAACTCGACTCCACTACACCCAGGATTGTTTTATCTCATAACCCTGATACAGCCAAAATATTAGAACAATGGCGCGTAGACTTGCAACTGTCAGGACACACCCACGGCGGACATATTGTATTACCCGGACTTGGCCCTGTGGTCTACCATTATAAAAAGCTGTTAAAAAAAGCCCCCAAAAAACTGCGGCGTTGGGTTCCATTATTACTAGGAGACTGTTCCAAAGTAGTTAGATATTGGGAATGGGCGCAAGGATTTCATCAAGTAGCTAACAACCAATTATATGTTAATCGTGGGTTGGGTACTTATCGACCAGGGCGTTTATTTTGCCCACCAGAAGTTACTGTAATTACCTTAAATTAG
- a CDS encoding chloramphenicol phosphotransferase CPT family protein has protein sequence MGQAKKLGQIIILNGAPRSGKSSIVLAIQETFDGLWMNLGVDRFMQMTPAQYLPGIGLRPGGERQDIEPLVPILYSAMYESIAAHSRLGLNVVVDVGHHNAYAIKRNILTDSARRLKGFPVLFVGVRCPIEIIMERRQNTGWKLVSTADSPVPNPVELWQREVHIPGIYDLEVDTSLLSPAACAEIIHQHLVNIPTPSAFQRLAALSDN, from the coding sequence ATGGGACAAGCAAAGAAGCTAGGGCAGATTATCATCCTTAATGGTGCGCCACGCTCAGGTAAATCGAGCATTGTCTTAGCAATCCAAGAAACGTTTGATGGCTTATGGATGAACTTGGGTGTTGATAGATTTATGCAGATGACTCCCGCACAATATTTACCTGGGATTGGTCTGCGACCAGGGGGAGAACGTCAGGACATCGAGCCTCTAGTTCCTATTCTGTACAGCGCCATGTATGAATCTATTGCTGCTCATAGTCGTTTAGGACTCAATGTCGTAGTTGATGTTGGACATCATAACGCATACGCAATCAAACGGAATATTTTGACCGATAGCGCTCGGCGCTTAAAAGGATTCCCTGTCTTGTTCGTAGGCGTTCGTTGCCCTATTGAGATAATCATGGAAAGACGACAAAATACGGGGTGGAAACTAGTCAGCACTGCCGACTCGCCAGTGCCAAATCCGGTTGAGTTATGGCAACGTGAAGTCCACATCCCTGGTATTTATGACCTTGAAGTCGATACTTCGTTATTAAGTCCGGCTGCGTGTGCAGAGATAATACACCAGCACTTGGTCAATATCCCCACACCATCGGCATTTCAACGACTTGCAGCACTATCTGATAACTAA
- a CDS encoding WD40 repeat domain-containing protein encodes MQDLISVRTLKGHSSQVMSVVFSRDGYILASGSDDKTVRIWNLANNESVILQGHGESSWSGGVNSVAFSRNGRTLASASDDKTIKLWDVITGKEISTLKGHEGKIYCVAFSPDGKTLASGSADKTIKLWSLETGDQIYSLKGHSDHVLSIAFSPDGQVLASGGAGNDKKIQIWYLSQNKVQTITGHSEWFGGISSLAFSPDGKILASGSWDKTIKLWEWHKSQEISTLIGHSDQVCCVAFHPNGKILASGSKDKTITFWQVDTRSLINSVAAHENSVYSVAFSPDGKTLASGGGDKIITLLPCP; translated from the coding sequence ATGCAAGACTTAATATCTGTACGTACTCTCAAAGGTCATTCAAGTCAGGTTATGTCTGTTGTATTCAGCCGTGATGGATATATACTGGCTAGCGGTAGTGATGACAAAACTGTGAGAATTTGGAATTTAGCTAATAATGAGTCTGTAATCCTTCAAGGACATGGAGAATCATCTTGGTCTGGAGGGGTTAATTCTGTAGCTTTCAGCCGCAATGGTAGGACTTTAGCTAGTGCTAGTGATGACAAAACTATTAAATTATGGGATGTAATTACAGGAAAAGAAATATCCACTCTAAAAGGACATGAAGGAAAAATTTATTGTGTCGCTTTTAGTCCAGATGGAAAAACTTTAGCAAGTGGTAGCGCAGATAAAACCATCAAACTTTGGTCGCTAGAAACAGGAGATCAGATATATTCTCTTAAAGGACATTCAGATCATGTTTTATCCATAGCCTTTAGTCCAGATGGACAGGTTCTAGCTAGCGGTGGTGCTGGTAATGACAAAAAAATTCAAATTTGGTATCTATCTCAAAATAAAGTTCAGACTATCACTGGACATTCTGAGTGGTTTGGAGGTATTAGTTCTCTTGCATTCAGTCCAGATGGGAAGATTTTAGCTAGTGGTAGTTGGGACAAGACAATTAAATTATGGGAATGGCATAAAAGTCAAGAAATTAGCACTCTGATAGGGCATTCCGATCAAGTTTGCTGTGTTGCTTTCCACCCTAATGGAAAAATTTTAGCTAGTGGTAGTAAAGATAAAACTATTACGTTTTGGCAAGTAGACACTAGAAGTTTAATAAATAGCGTTGCAGCCCATGAAAATTCAGTTTATTCTGTAGCTTTTAGCCCGGATGGAAAAACTTTAGCTAGTGGTGGTGGAGATAAAATTATTACTCTGTTACCTTGTCCTTAA
- a CDS encoding J domain-containing protein, translating to MSNDKPRDGLQLDINHAYEILGLKPGASQVEVKQAYRKLVKTWHPDRFVDVQQKQQAEAKIKQINAAYNTVKSVTPTVEKSLSSPPPQPRKQPAKASVNRWGAETYYNWGVESVAKKEYEEAIAYFTQAIRLNPNYVEAYKYRGLVCSQLGYEYRATADLNKAAQLEGKIPQATYTYPPRYKIQRQSWIARLCQRIKRLLKLR from the coding sequence ATGTCTAATGACAAGCCGCGAGATGGTTTACAACTGGATATCAATCATGCTTATGAGATTCTGGGTTTAAAGCCTGGTGCATCGCAGGTAGAAGTAAAGCAAGCCTACCGCAAGTTGGTTAAAACTTGGCATCCCGATCGCTTTGTTGATGTGCAGCAAAAGCAACAAGCCGAGGCAAAAATTAAACAAATCAACGCCGCTTACAACACAGTTAAATCAGTAACTCCAACTGTTGAGAAATCACTATCATCTCCACCTCCACAGCCGCGAAAACAGCCTGCAAAAGCATCTGTGAATCGTTGGGGTGCGGAAACATACTACAACTGGGGTGTTGAGAGTGTAGCAAAAAAGGAGTATGAAGAAGCGATCGCCTACTTTACCCAAGCCATTCGCCTCAACCCTAACTATGTTGAAGCCTATAAATATCGGGGGTTGGTTTGTTCTCAATTAGGTTACGAATATCGAGCTACTGCCGACTTAAACAAAGCTGCACAGTTAGAAGGTAAAATTCCTCAAGCTACTTATACTTACCCGCCAAGATATAAAATCCAGCGTCAGTCTTGGATAGCCAGATTGTGTCAAAGAATTAAAAGATTACTAAAACTGAGATAA